The following proteins are co-located in the Verrucomicrobiota bacterium genome:
- a CDS encoding prepilin-type N-terminal cleavage/methylation domain-containing protein — MIAPASPPLRRQAGFTLIELIVVISIVLVLVGLTIGGVSIAQQRTAAGKTETQLKAIQMGLQAYYRDQGEFPYPAGTFSSLPPQEYLYAALTGDEAPLDGLTDTGQTAYLPEIVPGEAPKPAYRGGNLGLVVGTLSNSFQLVDGWSQPWNYQNRENQSQAYPGNSFGVNDETNRGSYLLFSYAGKDDHAEEVWIKNW; from the coding sequence GTGATCGCCCCTGCCTCCCCTCCCCTCCGCCGCCAAGCCGGCTTCACCCTGATCGAGCTGATCGTGGTCATCTCCATCGTGCTGGTCTTGGTGGGGCTGACCATCGGGGGGGTCAGCATCGCGCAGCAGCGGACGGCGGCCGGCAAAACCGAAACCCAACTGAAAGCTATTCAGATGGGCCTCCAAGCCTACTACCGAGACCAAGGGGAGTTCCCCTACCCGGCCGGGACATTCAGCAGCCTCCCTCCTCAGGAGTACTTGTATGCCGCCCTCACAGGCGATGAAGCACCGCTGGATGGCCTGACGGATACCGGCCAGACCGCCTACCTCCCCGAAATCGTGCCGGGAGAAGCTCCCAAACCGGCCTACCGCGGGGGGAATCTCGGCCTGGTAGTCGGCACCCTGTCCAACTCCTTCCAGTTGGTGGATGGGTGGAGCCAGCCCTGGAACTACCAAAACCGGGAAAACCAGAGTCAGGCCTATCCCGGAAACAGCTTTGGAGTGAACGACGAAACCAACCGCGGCTCCTACCTGCTCTTCTCCTACGCCGGGAAAGACGACCATGCCGAAGAGGTGTGGATCAAAAATTGGTGA